CGATAGGTTTTTAGCGTTATTTGCTAAAGAGGCTCGCGAGCTTAACGAAGACGAGAGAGCCGATCTGTTGGAGAAAGGCTTTTTCGCCAATCCGCGCACGATGATCGCCCCCCTTTGGAGATTTAGCGAACTGCACCAAAAACGCGCTCGTTTTCACTCGCCTAACGAGTCGATCCGCCACTTCGACGACGACGAGCTAACCGATCTCTCCGTCGTCTTTTTGCTAAGCTGGTGCGGCAATCAGCTAAGGCGGACAAACGCGCTCGTTAAAAGTTTGATAGCCAAAGGCTCAGGCTTTAGTCAGCTTGAAAAGACCGAGCTGTTAGAGACGTTGATTACCTATTGCGGCGAGATTTTACGGGCGTATAAAACTATGCAAGAGCAAGGTAAGATCGCCGTTTTCACCACGCCGTTTTACCACCCGATACTGCCGCTTTTGCTAGATATGAACTCCGCGAAAGCCAGCGACGCAAATATCGCCGCGCCGAATAAATGGAGCGATTTTAGCGACGACGCGGAGCTTCACGTGCAAAGCGCTATCGAGTGGTACGAGGCAAATTTCGGCGCGAAACCGCAGGGCTTTTGGCCTGCCGAGGGATCGGTAAGCGTCGAGGCGTTGAATCTTTTAGCCAAGCACGGCGTTAAATTTGCCTGCACCGACGAGGACGTGCTGTTCAAAAGCCTGCCTAACCCGCACTACCGCGTCGATCTATACAAGCGCTACTTTCTGAAAACCGAAAACGGCGAGATAGGGTTACTCTTTCGCGACAAGGCTTTAAGCGATCTGATCGGATTTAACTACTCCAGCATGGACGCGCAGGCGGCTGCGGACGATTTTATGTCCAAATTAAAGGGCATATACGATCTCGTGGATTTCGACGCGATCGTGCCGATATTTTTAGACGGAGAAAACGCTTGGGAGTTCTACGAGAACAACGCCTTTGATTTTTTTAACGCGCTTTACGAACGCATTAGCGTCGCCGATTGGTGCCAAACGGTAACGATTCCGGAAGCTTTTCGGCTAGACGCCGCGCCAAAGATCGAGTTGCAGGCGTTGCAGCCGGGCAGTTGGATTTACGGATCGTTTAGCACGTGGATGGGGCATAGCGAAAAAAATCGCGCTTGGGAGTTGTTGGCGCAAACGCGCGAAGCGGCGAAGCCGTATCTTGACGATCTCGACGAAAAAACCAAAGCGCTGGCGATAAAAGAGCTTATGATCGCCGAAGGATCGGACTGGTTTTGGTGGTATGGCGACGATCACTATACGCCGCTCGCCAGCCAATTTGACGAAATTTTTAGAAGCCATCTTGTTCAGGTTTACAGGCTTTTGGGGCAGAAACCCCATCCTGCTCTAAGCGAGCCTA
The Helicobacteraceae bacterium genome window above contains:
- a CDS encoding glycoside hydrolase — encoded protein: MKKICPAFLWHMHQPWYRDERSGDFLMPWVFLHAIKDYAELPWIQSRYPDIHATYNLVPSLMTQLEAYVKNGWQDDRFLALFAKEARELNEDERADLLEKGFFANPRTMIAPLWRFSELHQKRARFHSPNESIRHFDDDELTDLSVVFLLSWCGNQLRRTNALVKSLIAKGSGFSQLEKTELLETLITYCGEILRAYKTMQEQGKIAVFTTPFYHPILPLLLDMNSAKASDANIAAPNKWSDFSDDAELHVQSAIEWYEANFGAKPQGFWPAEGSVSVEALNLLAKHGVKFACTDEDVLFKSLPNPHYRVDLYKRYFLKTENGEIGLLFRDKALSDLIGFNYSSMDAQAAADDFMSKLKGIYDLVDFDAIVPIFLDGENAWEFYENNAFDFFNALYERISVADWCQTVTIPEAFRLDAAPKIELQALQPGSWIYGSFSTWMGHSEKNRAWELLAQTREAAKPYLDDLDEKTKALAIKELMIAEGSDWFWWYGDDHYTPLASQFDEIFRSHLVQVYRLLGQKPHPALSEPIKRVREAVDQIAQSAPIFPSIDGRKSSYYEWIGAGSLDLSRVFSAMDSSAAPFKTLQYGTDGKFYYFSLKGNLEPIKTGGYELAIETQGAFIYNRRLRLSGEILRGPYQSEGIKAAFGSNLEIALYAPLTRQDDRLEIAFLLYKQDTLIQRIPLYNTLTLGMPDLDAEWYI